Proteins encoded together in one Penicillium digitatum chromosome 1, complete sequence window:
- a CDS encoding thioredoxin reductase — MVMMADFHFTEQKLGNDLISSISSLLDSINVPNLLWGNYLLTVYGVPTIVDEAAFVIPDDLTQVAFSSLMSAGFLPCNQSSGCPHSDTLRVPPAFKHLHINDELVVSLYRKSDVLWEFEDLRYLPEKNPDIMIASDDRLPSASLGRGRGRFSSHPCTVKLPCAVRYCEALILLLCRDYDSSYETYWLAILSYMLEYVDGTDILDENKLQQGYRKFYHALKQGDHEMYSILDELRISLIEERRLPMIND; from the exons atggtgatgatggctGATTTCCACTTCACTGAACAAAAGTTGGGCAATGATCTTATCTCGTCTATTTCTAGTCTTCTTGACTCAATAAATGTCCCAAACCTTCTCTGGGGCAACTATCTACTCACTGTTTATGGGGTTCCAACGATTGTGGAT GAAGCCGCTTTTGTCATTCCGGATGATCTCACCCAGGTCGCATTCTCTTCACTCATGAGTGCTGGGTTTTTACCCTGTAACCAAAGCTCGGGCTGTCCGCACTCAGATACTTTACGAGTCCCACCGGCATTCAAGCACCTGCATATTAATGATGAGCTTGTGGTCTCGCTTTATCGGAAATCTGATGTGCTATGGGAGTTTGAAGATCTAAGGTACTTGCCTGAGAAAAATCCAGATATTATGATTGCGTCGGACGATCGACTCCCTTCGGCATCCCTAGGTCGTGGCCGAGGACGCTTCTCGTCGCATCCTTGTACCGTGAAACTCCCTTGTGCTGTGAGATATTGTGAGGCCCTGATTTTGTTGCTTTGCCGTGACTACGATTCTTCTTACGAGACTTATTGGTTGGCTATTCTGAGCTATATGTTGGAGTATGTCGACGGTACGGATATTTTGGATGAAAACAAGCTTCAACAAGGTTATAGAAAGTTCTACCATGCCCTCAAACAGGGAGATCATGAGATGTATTCAATACTGGATGAGCTCCGAATCAGCTTGATTGAAGAGCGTCGCCTCCCAATGATAAATGATTAA
- a CDS encoding AAA+ ATPase domain gives MARSTPHILNAIFRFLLLAQLRPSQFRSSALKSIFRFLLLARFLSSALTSFAKLLYYFQDKWGNIMTWILYLFTYSVSISSFDELHPPLMKWISQNSSLANTRHSITKTRSRWSIWAQDDADSEEDAETSDFQFKRNEKLYWKRQKQKGLRKIKFEPTRGNVISFYYKGYLIGLYREAKPGTTILTEESEIIWLYSTNRSILQTLLSDVRDLQTSKDHWVQYFRGETAKDVSYWYLIAKEPPRSPSTLVLDGEVLADIVSDIKEYLDPSTGHFYKRIGKPHRRGFLLHGPPGTGKSSLCAVLAGMFYMNIYTLSLNSSNLTESGLVKIFRDLPDHTMIVLEDIDRAWASVEQSKTDIPSGTGSQARTGISLSALLNVLDGNGAKEKRVLFMTTNHRENLDSALTRPGRIDQTFYLGYATATMIRELFTLFYEPLGVDKDEIVGLAGRFASEVPSEIFTAAAIQNFLLKHKDAPEIAVSSAADWVRKSRDVFLAPVSILEGIES, from the coding sequence ATGGCAAGGTCGACGCCGCATATACTCAACGCCATATTCCGTTTTTTGCTCCTTGCACAACTCCGGCCCTCACAATTCCGGTCTTCGGCTCTCAAATCCATATTCCGTTTCTTGCTCCTTGCACGATTCCTGTCTTCGGCTCTCACATCCTTTGCCAAACTCCTGTACTATTTTCAGGATAAATGGGGCAATATTATGACTTGGATTCTGTATCTATTCACGTACTCGGTTTCAATCAGTTCATTTGACGAGTTGCATCCGCCCTTGATGAAATGGATTTCGCAAAATTCTAGCTTGGCAAACACACGACATTCCATTACAAAAACAAGGTCGAGATGGTCAATTTGGGCACAGGATGATGCCGACTCAGAGGAGGACGCTGAAACTAGTGACTTTCAGTTCAAGAGAAACGAAAAGCTCTACTGGAAGAGACAGAAGCAAAAAGGCTTGCGGAAAATAAAATTCGAGCCAACCCGAGGAAATGTCATCAGCTTCTATTACAAAGGTTACCTAATAGGTCTTTATCGTGAGGCAAAGCCAGGGACCACTATTCTTACAGAAGAGTCCGAGATAATCTGGCTATACTCGACAAACCGGAGCATTCTTCAAACCCTTCTCAGTGATGTTCGTGACTTGCAAACATCGAAGGACCACTGGGTGCAATATTTTCGTGGCGAAACAGCGAAAGACGTTTCCTACTGGTATCTTATCGCCAAAGAGCCTCCTCGCTCTCCCTCCACCTTGGTACTGGACGGGGAAGTTCTGGCGGATATTGTGTCCGATATTAAAGAGTACCTGGATCCATCAACTGGACATTTCTATAAAAGAATCGGCAAACCTCACCGCCGTGGTTTCCTTTTACATGGTCCTCCCGGGACAGGCAAATCAAGTCTATGTGCAGTTTTGGCCGGAATGTTCTATATGAACATTTACACACTGAGTCTGAACAGTTCCAATCTCACGGAAAGTGGCCTAGTAAAGATCTTTAGAGATCTCCCTGATCACACGATGATCGTTCTCGAGGATATCGACCGGGCCTGGGCCTCCGTAGAGCAATCCAAAACAGACATTCCATCAGGTACGGGGTCACAAGCACGTACCggtatctctctctctgcccTCTTGAACGTGCTCGACGGGAACGGTGCAAAGGAGAAGCGTGTTCTCTTTATGACTACCAATCATCGGGAAAATTTGGATTCTGCTCTGACACGTCCCGGCCGAATTGACCAAACCTTCTACCTTGGTTACGCAACAGCAACGATGATCAGAGAACTGTTCACCTTATTCTATGAGCCACTTGGGGTTGACAAGGACGAAATTGTAGGATTGGCAGGCAGGTTTGCGAGTGAGGTCCCAAGCGAGATCTTCACTGCGGCTGCAATCCAAAATTTTTTGCTGAAGCATAAAGATGCCCCAGAGATAGCTGTCTCTAGTGCAGCCGATTGGGTGAGGAAGTCGAGGGATGTTTTTCTCGCTCCTGTTAGTATCCTCGAAGGGATAGAATCCTAG
- a CDS encoding Ser/Thr protein phosphatase superfamily, protein MFQIISDLHLESPAAYDVFEVNPKAPYLALLGDIGYVKDEGLFHFLYRQLKMFRIVFLVMGNHEAYHSSWSETKSAVNKFKTRIDGTRGSSETLGKLVILDQTRYDISPGITVLGCTLFSRVAQAQKESVNFGLNDFYYIDDWTIEAHQDAHHADLVWLNQEIEYISRSEPDRKVVVFTHFCPSTHAMVVDPRHRNSKISSAFMTDLSSEPCWENGVVKLWAFGHTHFNCDFQDLETGKTVTSNQRGYYFAQSEGFDCEKTVKI, encoded by the coding sequence ATGTTCCAGATCATTTCTGACCTGCACCTGGAATCTCCTGCTGCATATGACGTCTTCGAAGTCAACCCCAAGGCGCCATATTTAGCCTTACTCGGCGACATTGGCTATGTCAAAGACGAAGGCTTGTTCCACTTCCTGTACAGGCAGCTGAAAATGTTCCGCATCGTTTTTTTGGTGATGGGTAATCATGAAGCGTATCATAGCAGCTGGTCTGAGACAAAATCCGCGGTCAATAAGTTCAAAACGAGAATTGACGGCACTCGAGGATCCAGCGAGACGCTCGGCAAACTTGTCATACTCGATCAAACGCGCTACGACATTTCACCTGGGATCACCGTCCTCGGGTGTACTTTGTTCTCGCGGGTGGCCCAAGCACAAAAAGAAAGCGTTAATTTCGGTCTGAATGACTTCTATTATATTGATGATTGGACCATCGAAGCCCATCAAGATGCCCACCATGCCGATCTAGTGTGGCTGAACCAAGAAATTGAGTATATTTCGCGCTCGGAGCCTGATCGCAAGGTTGTCGTGTTTACTCATTTCTGCCCATCAACCCACGCTATGGTTGTCGATCCCAGACACAGGAACAGCAAAATCTCCTCAGCTTTCATGACTGACCTATCAAGCGAGCCTTGTTGGGAAAATGGGGTTGTCAAACTTTGGGCTTTTGGCCACACGCATTTCAATTGTGACTTCCAAGACTTGGAAACTGGGAAAACAGTGACCTCAAACCAAAGAGGGTATTACTTCGCCCAGTCTGAAGGATTTGATTGTGAGAAGACGGTTAAAATCTAG